The proteins below are encoded in one region of Mycobacteriales bacterium:
- a CDS encoding SDR family NAD(P)-dependent oxidoreductase: MTASTPAPWPFGRETTAAEVVAGIDLSGRRAVVTGGASGIGVETARALANAGAEVTIAVRNLDAGAKTAAEIGRNVLVAPLDLADRASIAAFTANWDGPLHILVDNAGVMASPLMRTPEGWEMQVATNHLGHFALASGLHDALALAGGARLVSVSSAAHLRSPVVFDDIHFEHRAYEPWAAYGQSKTANVLFAVEVARRWAGDGITANALHPGGIRTNLQRYVSDEDLERMRTAAGGSTLPQWKTPEQGAATSVLLAASPLVEGVTGTYFEDVAEAGLNQPGTRTGVAAYALDPEAAARLWTVSQDTLAR; this comes from the coding sequence ATGACCGCCAGCACACCCGCCCCCTGGCCGTTCGGGCGGGAAACCACCGCCGCCGAGGTCGTCGCCGGGATCGACCTGTCCGGCCGGCGCGCCGTCGTCACCGGCGGCGCCTCCGGCATCGGCGTCGAGACCGCCCGCGCGCTCGCGAACGCCGGGGCCGAGGTCACGATCGCCGTCCGCAACCTCGACGCCGGGGCCAAGACCGCCGCCGAGATCGGCCGCAACGTCCTCGTCGCCCCGCTGGACCTGGCCGACCGGGCCTCGATCGCGGCGTTCACCGCCAACTGGGACGGCCCGCTGCACATTCTGGTCGACAACGCCGGGGTGATGGCCTCGCCGCTGATGCGGACGCCCGAGGGCTGGGAGATGCAGGTCGCGACCAACCACCTCGGCCACTTCGCGCTCGCCAGCGGGCTGCACGACGCGCTCGCGCTGGCCGGCGGGGCCCGGCTGGTCTCGGTCAGCTCGGCCGCGCACCTGCGCTCCCCGGTCGTCTTCGACGACATCCACTTCGAGCACCGCGCATACGAGCCCTGGGCGGCGTACGGGCAGTCGAAGACGGCGAACGTGCTGTTCGCCGTCGAGGTGGCCAGGCGCTGGGCCGGCGACGGCATCACCGCCAACGCCCTGCACCCGGGCGGCATCCGGACCAATCTGCAGCGCTACGTCTCCGACGAGGACCTGGAGCGGATGCGGACCGCGGCCGGCGGCTCGACCCTGCCGCAGTGGAAGACGCCCGAGCAGGGGGCCGCGACCTCGGTGCTGCTGGCCGCGTCCCCGCTGGTCGAGGGCGTCACCGGCACGTACTTCGAGGACGTGGCCGAGGCCGGCCTCAACCAGCCCGGCACCCGGACCGGCGTCGCCGCGTACGCGCTGGACCCCGAGGCCGCGGCCCGGCTCTGGACCGTGTCGCAGGACACACTGGCTCGCTGA
- a CDS encoding helix-turn-helix domain-containing protein yields METRPLRADARRNRDRLLAVAVRAFSQDGPDVPLDAIAREAGVGIGTLYRHFPTRDALVEAAYRTELDRLCDAAPTLLAELPPERALRAWMDRFVDYMTTKRGMADALKALIASGGNPYAHSRDRMTTAVESLLEAGVQAGSLRPDVLAPDVLAGLSGVTLAAGERDQAGRLLDLLLDALRAR; encoded by the coding sequence GTGGAGACGCGCCCGCTGCGCGCCGACGCCCGGCGCAACCGGGACCGGCTGCTCGCGGTGGCGGTGCGCGCGTTCTCCCAGGACGGCCCGGACGTGCCGCTGGACGCGATCGCCCGGGAGGCCGGCGTCGGGATCGGCACGCTCTACCGGCACTTCCCGACCCGGGACGCGCTGGTCGAGGCCGCGTACCGGACCGAGCTCGACCGGCTCTGCGACGCGGCGCCGACCCTGCTCGCCGAGCTGCCGCCGGAGCGGGCGCTGCGGGCGTGGATGGACCGGTTCGTCGACTACATGACGACCAAGCGCGGCATGGCGGACGCGCTCAAGGCGCTGATCGCCTCCGGCGGGAATCCGTACGCGCACAGTCGGGACCGGATGACGACCGCGGTCGAGTCGCTGCTCGAGGCGGGGGTGCAGGCCGGCAGCCTGCGCCCGGACGTGCTCGCGCCGGACGTGCTGGCCGGGCTGTCCGGGGTCACCCTGGCCGCGGGCGAGCGGGACCAGGCCGGCCGGCTGCTCGACCTCCTGCTCGACGCGCTCCGCGCCCGCTGA
- a CDS encoding TIGR03086 family metal-binding protein produces MTVPYDFAPAARQIAVLADGVTDDQFDRPTPCPGWSVAMLLHHLLDFTVAFANGARKQIGLAPEPTADLPPDWRDQLRFRLDDLVSAWRDPDAWLGEATVGGVALPADLTAAVLADELVVHGWDLAEGTGQPYGAEPELVAAALGFAEKFSDLEGGPFGPSVEVPAGADDLRRLLGLTGRDVNWRR; encoded by the coding sequence ATGACCGTGCCGTACGACTTCGCCCCGGCCGCCCGTCAGATCGCCGTGCTCGCCGACGGCGTCACCGACGATCAGTTCGACCGGCCGACGCCCTGCCCGGGCTGGTCGGTCGCGATGCTGCTGCACCACCTCCTCGACTTCACGGTGGCGTTCGCCAACGGTGCCCGCAAGCAGATCGGCCTCGCGCCGGAACCGACCGCCGACCTGCCGCCGGACTGGCGCGACCAGCTGCGGTTCCGGCTCGACGACCTGGTCTCGGCCTGGCGCGACCCGGACGCCTGGCTGGGCGAGGCGACCGTCGGCGGGGTCGCGCTGCCGGCCGATCTCACCGCGGCGGTCCTCGCGGACGAGCTGGTCGTGCACGGCTGGGACCTCGCGGAGGGGACCGGGCAGCCGTACGGGGCCGAGCCCGAGCTGGTGGCCGCGGCACTGGGCTTCGCGGAGAAGTTCTCCGACCTGGAGGGCGGGCCGTTCGGGCCGTCGGTCGAGGTGCCGGCGGGTGCGGACGACCTCCGGCGGCTGCTCGGCCTGACCGGCCGCGACGTGAACTGGCGGCGTTAG
- a CDS encoding MFS transporter, with protein MRAYPLYLLLRGLGSLAGGCALTYSLVYQIRDVGLGPFQLVLVGTVLEVTYLIAQLPTGLAADRYGRKPAIVAGTALLGAGIAVQSVPTLVPVLIGTAVSALGSALTDGAEQAWIAGELGDHRAGPAFSRGAQLAQVGTVAGVGVGALLGRHGLRLPMVAGAAGWLLLAGLLALALQETRVAPAADEIRLSRIRPSPATLYVLAAVFVLGLGSEGWDRLGPARLLAFPAVGVLTIGVLTAAAMLGAAGLTELFRRRLDASRAGGLLLAVECVRLPAMTVFAVTGLLPLAAATWLLAGLLRSAAAPLLDTWLVALTDPATRATALSAVGQADSAGQILGGPPIGLLGSRASVPAALLATALLGAPAVALLARARRRGRVGAPA; from the coding sequence GTGCGCGCGTACCCGCTCTACCTGCTCCTGCGCGGCCTCGGCTCCCTGGCCGGTGGCTGCGCGCTGACGTACTCGCTGGTCTACCAGATCCGGGACGTCGGCCTCGGCCCGTTCCAGCTGGTGCTCGTCGGCACCGTGCTGGAGGTGACCTATCTGATCGCCCAGCTGCCGACCGGCCTGGCCGCCGACCGGTACGGCCGCAAGCCCGCGATCGTCGCCGGCACCGCGCTGCTCGGCGCCGGGATCGCGGTGCAGAGCGTGCCGACCCTCGTCCCGGTGCTGATCGGCACCGCGGTGTCCGCGCTGGGCTCCGCCCTCACCGACGGCGCCGAGCAGGCCTGGATCGCCGGCGAGCTCGGCGACCACCGGGCCGGGCCCGCGTTCAGCCGCGGCGCCCAGCTCGCCCAGGTCGGCACCGTCGCCGGGGTCGGGGTCGGCGCCCTGCTCGGCCGGCACGGTCTGCGGCTGCCGATGGTCGCCGGCGCGGCCGGCTGGCTGCTGCTGGCCGGGCTGCTCGCGCTCGCCCTGCAGGAGACCCGCGTCGCCCCGGCCGCGGACGAGATCCGGCTGTCCCGCATCCGCCCCTCCCCCGCGACCCTGTACGTGCTGGCCGCGGTCTTCGTGCTCGGCCTCGGCAGCGAGGGCTGGGACCGGCTCGGTCCCGCCCGGCTGCTGGCGTTCCCGGCGGTCGGCGTGCTGACGATCGGCGTGCTCACCGCGGCCGCCATGCTCGGGGCGGCCGGGCTGACCGAGCTGTTCCGGCGCCGGCTGGACGCGTCCCGGGCCGGCGGCCTGCTGCTGGCGGTGGAGTGCGTCCGGCTGCCGGCGATGACCGTGTTCGCCGTGACCGGGCTGCTGCCGCTGGCCGCGGCGACCTGGCTGCTGGCCGGGCTGCTGCGCTCGGCCGCCGCGCCGCTGCTGGACACCTGGCTGGTCGCGCTGACCGACCCGGCGACCCGGGCCACCGCCCTGTCCGCGGTCGGGCAGGCCGACTCGGCCGGGCAGATCCTCGGCGGACCGCCGATCGGGCTGCTCGGGTCCCGGGCGTCGGTGCCGGCGGCGCTGCTGGCCACCGCCCTGCTCGGCGCGCCCGCGGTCGCGCTGCTCGCGCGTGCCCGCCGCCGGGGGCGGGTAGGAGCGCCCGCATGA
- a CDS encoding ABC transporter ATP-binding protein, with the protein MTGVTGETGVRGVTVVHGDVVALREVTLLAGPGELLAVLGASGSGKSTLLRTVAGLLPVRSGEVVVNGRPANGIPAGDRRVAMVFETSALLPFLDVAGNLGWGLKVRHVEKSEVDRRVTGRAGQFRIGKLLRRKPDQLSEGERGLVGIGRAMVQTPQAFLLDEPLAHLDAAERIRVRRRIVEVVRSLGVSTLYVTHDPDEALAVADRVALLHEGSVVQVGPPADLYDRPASVLAAVSVAPIGLVPARLVGTDLAGYEVGPRTLPLWGPAPAGLAGRALALGFRPEDVRPATGTAEEVTLDAVVTAVEYTGRHQAVVLAVGAAPVTAPGAALAAPGGATLRALYPPRDPVRAGDAVRVALDGRRAHVFDAGTGAALFHPVNRSTDGLA; encoded by the coding sequence ATGACCGGGGTGACCGGCGAGACCGGCGTCCGCGGGGTGACCGTCGTGCACGGAGACGTGGTCGCGCTGCGCGAGGTCACGCTGCTGGCCGGCCCGGGCGAGCTGCTCGCGGTCCTCGGCGCCTCCGGCAGCGGCAAGTCCACCCTGCTGCGGACGGTCGCGGGGCTGCTGCCGGTGCGCTCGGGCGAGGTGGTCGTGAACGGACGGCCGGCGAACGGGATCCCGGCCGGGGACCGCCGGGTCGCGATGGTGTTCGAGACCAGCGCGCTGCTGCCTTTTCTCGACGTCGCCGGCAACCTGGGCTGGGGCCTGAAGGTCCGGCACGTGGAGAAGTCCGAAGTGGACAGACGAGTGACCGGGCGGGCCGGCCAGTTCCGGATCGGCAAGCTGCTGCGGCGCAAGCCCGATCAGCTCTCCGAGGGCGAGCGCGGGCTGGTCGGCATCGGCCGGGCGATGGTGCAGACGCCGCAGGCGTTCCTGCTCGACGAGCCGCTCGCGCACCTCGACGCGGCCGAGCGGATCCGGGTCCGGCGCCGGATCGTCGAGGTGGTCCGCTCCCTCGGCGTGAGCACCCTCTACGTCACCCACGACCCGGACGAGGCGCTCGCGGTCGCCGACCGGGTCGCCCTGCTGCACGAGGGTTCCGTCGTCCAGGTCGGCCCGCCCGCCGACCTGTACGACCGGCCCGCGAGCGTGCTCGCGGCCGTCTCGGTCGCGCCGATCGGGCTGGTGCCGGCCCGGCTCGTCGGCACCGACCTGGCCGGCTACGAGGTCGGCCCCCGCACGCTGCCGCTGTGGGGACCGGCGCCGGCCGGGCTGGCCGGGCGCGCGCTCGCGCTCGGCTTCCGGCCCGAGGACGTCCGCCCGGCCACCGGGACGGCCGAGGAGGTCACCCTGGACGCGGTCGTGACCGCGGTCGAGTACACCGGCCGGCACCAGGCCGTGGTGCTCGCCGTCGGGGCCGCGCCGGTGACCGCGCCCGGGGCCGCGCTGGCCGCGCCCGGCGGCGCGACGTTGCGGGCGCTCTACCCGCCGCGGGACCCGGTCCGGGCCGGCGACGCCGTCCGGGTCGCGCTGGACGGCCGCCGGGCGCACGTCTTCGACGCCGGCACCGGGGCCGCGCTGTTCCACCCCGTTAACCGCTCGACGGACGGCCTAGCCTGA
- a CDS encoding LacI family DNA-binding transcriptional regulator yields the protein MPFARPRRVTLREVAVRAGVSPTTASFVLAGREDMRISEEARMRVRQAASDLDYRPNLTARSLRTKVTRTFALVSDTITTRQYGGGMIRGALTAALEEEHLLFVTETDGDPRTEERLVEDLLGRQVDGFLYASMFTRQVTLPASLQGHPVVLLNCTTGDAALPTVLPDERAGGRAAAQAVLDRGHRDGIVIAGETPPGVYAARERLAGIEEALAEAGTQADAMLDCSWWPEAGYDAVAHTLARGRVPRALICLNDRIAFGAYQALQEAGVAIPAEVSVVSFDDSDLAGWLRPGLTSVALPHYELGRRAVRVLLASESGHGIEAVPMPLHERESVAAPRPAARTEQRDRA from the coding sequence GTGCCGTTCGCGCGCCCACGCCGGGTCACCCTTCGCGAGGTCGCCGTCCGGGCCGGGGTCTCGCCCACCACCGCCTCGTTCGTGCTCGCGGGGCGGGAGGACATGCGGATCTCCGAGGAGGCCCGGATGCGGGTCCGGCAGGCCGCCTCCGACCTCGACTACCGGCCCAACCTCACCGCCCGCAGCCTGCGGACCAAGGTGACCCGGACATTCGCCTTGGTCTCCGACACGATCACCACCCGGCAGTACGGCGGGGGCATGATCCGCGGCGCGCTCACCGCCGCGCTGGAGGAGGAGCACCTGCTCTTCGTCACCGAGACCGACGGCGACCCGCGGACCGAGGAGCGGCTGGTCGAGGACCTGCTCGGCCGCCAGGTCGACGGCTTCCTCTACGCCTCCATGTTCACCCGCCAGGTCACGCTGCCGGCTTCGCTGCAGGGCCACCCGGTGGTGCTGCTCAACTGCACCACCGGCGACGCGGCGCTGCCGACCGTGCTGCCGGACGAGCGGGCCGGTGGCCGCGCCGCCGCCCAGGCCGTGCTCGACCGCGGCCACCGGGACGGGATCGTGATCGCCGGCGAGACCCCGCCGGGGGTGTACGCGGCCCGCGAGCGGCTGGCCGGGATCGAGGAGGCGCTGGCCGAGGCCGGGACGCAGGCGGACGCGATGCTGGACTGCTCCTGGTGGCCCGAGGCCGGGTACGACGCGGTCGCGCACACGCTGGCCCGCGGACGGGTTCCGCGGGCACTGATCTGCCTCAACGACCGGATCGCGTTCGGGGCGTACCAGGCCTTGCAGGAGGCCGGGGTGGCGATCCCGGCCGAGGTGTCGGTCGTCTCCTTCGACGACTCGGACCTGGCCGGCTGGCTGCGGCCGGGGCTGACCAGCGTCGCGCTGCCGCACTACGAGCTCGGCCGGCGGGCCGTCCGGGTCCTGCTGGCCTCGGAGTCCGGGCACGGGATCGAGGCCGTGCCGATGCCGCTGCACGAGCGCGAGTCGGTCGCCGCGCCGCGCCCGGCCGCCCGAACGGAGCAGCGCGACCGCGCCTGA
- a CDS encoding DUF4032 domain-containing protein, which translates to MHFVFTPPAEAAAGLLSLPWDRPLAEWTDDRLVEIRQRGISRHVVRFVVEGGEVFAIKEIDERLARREHRLLRRLGELGIPAVDVLGVVADRPGLEAALVTRFLDFSTPYRNLFANPRGVQLTDRLLDALVELLARLHTAGFLWGDCSLSNTLFRHDAGSFAAYLVDAETAELRPTLSDGMRHYDVSLAFERVGGELFDLQAGGLLSPEIDPLAVAEQVEARYDALWHELTREELLQPGDQRYRIAERLRRLNELGFDVDELDIVQGPAGNRLRVRTRIAEPGHDRQLLFARTGIDAQENQARRLLNDVASFRAWLEQSEGRRVPDAAAANRWLAEVYEPVIASMPEELRGRLDDAEVFHEILEHRWFLSEAEGRDVGTTRAAEDYFAGVLPAVPPDLTVGTGMRGIIGP; encoded by the coding sequence GTGCACTTCGTCTTCACACCGCCGGCGGAAGCGGCCGCAGGCCTGCTGAGCCTGCCCTGGGACCGCCCGCTGGCGGAGTGGACCGACGATCGGCTGGTGGAGATCCGGCAGCGCGGCATCTCCCGGCACGTGGTCCGGTTCGTGGTCGAGGGGGGCGAGGTGTTCGCGATCAAGGAGATCGACGAGCGGCTGGCCCGGCGGGAGCACCGGCTGCTGCGGCGGCTGGGCGAGCTCGGCATCCCGGCGGTCGACGTGCTCGGCGTGGTCGCCGACCGGCCCGGGCTGGAGGCGGCGCTGGTGACCCGCTTCCTCGACTTCTCCACGCCGTACCGGAACCTGTTCGCGAACCCGCGCGGGGTGCAGCTGACCGACCGGCTGCTGGACGCGCTGGTCGAGCTGCTGGCCCGCCTGCACACGGCCGGCTTCCTGTGGGGCGACTGCTCGCTGTCCAACACGCTGTTCCGGCACGACGCGGGCTCGTTCGCGGCGTACCTGGTCGACGCGGAGACGGCCGAGCTGCGGCCGACCCTGTCGGACGGGATGCGGCACTACGACGTGAGCCTCGCCTTCGAGCGGGTCGGCGGCGAGCTGTTCGACCTGCAGGCCGGCGGGCTGCTCTCACCCGAGATCGACCCGCTGGCGGTGGCCGAGCAGGTCGAGGCCCGGTACGACGCGCTCTGGCACGAGCTGACCCGGGAGGAGCTGCTGCAGCCCGGCGACCAGCGCTACCGGATCGCCGAGCGGCTGCGCCGGCTCAACGAGCTCGGCTTCGACGTCGACGAGCTGGACATCGTGCAGGGGCCGGCCGGCAACCGGCTGCGGGTCCGGACCCGGATCGCCGAGCCCGGGCACGACCGGCAGCTGCTGTTCGCCCGGACCGGGATCGACGCCCAGGAGAACCAGGCCCGCCGGCTGCTCAACGACGTGGCCAGCTTCCGGGCCTGGCTGGAGCAGAGCGAGGGCCGGCGGGTGCCCGACGCGGCGGCGGCCAACCGCTGGCTGGCGGAGGTGTACGAGCCGGTGATCGCCTCGATGCCGGAGGAGCTGCGGGGTCGGCTGGACGACGCCGAGGTCTTCCACGAGATCCTGGAGCACCGCTGGTTCCTGTCCGAGGCCGAGGGCCGCGACGTCGGCACCACCCGCGCGGCCGAGGACTACTTCGCCGGCGTGCTGCCGGCCGTGCCGCCCGACCTCACCGTCGGCACCGGCATGCGCGGCATCATCGGGCCGTGA
- a CDS encoding ABC transporter substrate-binding protein — translation MLRPRLIVPLIAAALAAAACTSGSDQVTGAQPSASASGAASLAGVCPATVTIQSNWWAQAEDGAIYRLLGGTLDVDKQHKRVTGALVADGVDTGVKVQIRSGGPANGFVPAASVLYTDPSVLLATADTDQIAQLASSKPVKAVVAPMERSPVVLMFDPAQHSFTKIGDIGKTDTRVLYFQGATYMDYLVGSGQLKKAQVDSGYAGTPDRWVAARGSIVQQGFLTNEPFAYENELPSWDKKVAWLLVADAGYPVYPETLTVRSDKESADAACLKKLVPIIQRSAVGYLSDPAATNTLIVKLTQDYNAYPYSAARAAYAAKVMKDNGIVGNGTDGILGNFDLARVTKLLGIVRPVFAADRTPLPAGLTADDLVTNAYIDSSVGAS, via the coding sequence GTGCTACGCCCGCGTCTGATCGTTCCGCTGATCGCTGCCGCCCTTGCCGCGGCGGCCTGTACGAGCGGCTCGGACCAGGTGACCGGCGCGCAGCCGAGCGCCTCGGCGTCCGGGGCCGCGAGCCTGGCCGGGGTCTGCCCGGCCACCGTGACGATCCAGTCGAACTGGTGGGCGCAGGCCGAGGACGGCGCGATCTACCGGCTGCTCGGCGGCACCCTCGACGTCGACAAGCAGCACAAGCGGGTCACCGGTGCGCTCGTCGCCGACGGCGTCGACACCGGCGTGAAGGTGCAGATCCGCTCGGGCGGGCCGGCCAACGGGTTCGTGCCGGCGGCGAGCGTGCTCTACACCGACCCCTCGGTGCTGCTGGCGACCGCGGACACCGACCAGATCGCGCAGCTGGCCTCGTCCAAGCCGGTCAAGGCGGTGGTGGCGCCGATGGAGCGCTCGCCGGTGGTGCTGATGTTCGACCCGGCCCAGCACTCGTTCACGAAGATCGGCGACATCGGGAAGACCGACACCCGGGTGCTCTACTTCCAGGGCGCGACCTACATGGACTACCTGGTCGGGTCGGGACAGCTGAAGAAGGCCCAGGTCGACTCCGGGTACGCCGGGACGCCGGACCGCTGGGTCGCGGCCCGCGGCAGCATCGTGCAGCAGGGCTTCCTCACCAACGAGCCGTTCGCGTACGAGAACGAGCTGCCGTCGTGGGACAAGAAGGTGGCCTGGCTGCTGGTCGCCGACGCCGGCTACCCGGTCTACCCGGAGACGCTCACGGTCCGCTCGGACAAGGAGAGCGCGGACGCGGCCTGCCTGAAGAAGCTCGTGCCGATCATCCAGCGCTCAGCGGTGGGCTACCTGTCCGACCCGGCCGCGACCAACACGCTGATCGTGAAGCTGACCCAGGACTACAACGCCTATCCGTACTCGGCCGCGCGGGCGGCGTACGCGGCGAAGGTCATGAAGGACAACGGGATCGTCGGCAACGGGACCGACGGGATCCTCGGCAACTTCGACCTGGCGCGGGTCACGAAGCTGCTCGGGATCGTCCGGCCGGTGTTCGCGGCGGACCGGACACCGCTGCCGGCCGGGCTCACCGCGGACGATCTTGTCACCAACGCGTACATCGACAGTTCGGTCGGGGCTTCCTGA
- a CDS encoding TetR/AcrR family transcriptional regulator, whose protein sequence is MSPHEPAGLSADVLEEPATPGSSRGPARESAICAAALELLAEVGYDKMSMDAVASRARASKATIYRRWPGKRELVVHAIRCRGPQAVEPPDTGTLRGDIIATLRFAREGIGSEDVALLAGVLRAMRGAPELADTLRQQVLVDKRHVGATIVRRAIERGELGPNADPSVFHEVAPALMFFRVLVTGEPIDDEFFAHVADDVLIPLLACSSTRTTVPSARQETS, encoded by the coding sequence ATGTCACCGCACGAGCCCGCCGGCCTGTCGGCCGACGTCCTGGAGGAGCCCGCGACGCCGGGTTCCAGCCGGGGTCCGGCCCGGGAGTCGGCGATCTGTGCCGCGGCGCTCGAGCTGCTGGCCGAGGTCGGCTACGACAAGATGAGCATGGACGCGGTGGCCTCCCGGGCCCGCGCCTCCAAGGCGACGATCTACCGGCGCTGGCCCGGCAAGCGGGAGCTGGTGGTGCATGCCATCCGCTGCCGCGGGCCGCAGGCGGTCGAGCCGCCGGACACCGGGACGCTGCGCGGCGACATCATCGCCACCCTGCGGTTCGCCCGCGAGGGCATCGGCTCCGAGGACGTCGCGCTGCTGGCCGGCGTCCTGCGGGCCATGCGTGGAGCTCCGGAGCTTGCCGACACGCTGCGCCAGCAGGTGCTGGTGGACAAGCGCCACGTCGGGGCCACCATCGTGCGCCGGGCGATCGAGCGCGGCGAGCTCGGCCCGAACGCCGACCCGTCCGTCTTCCACGAGGTCGCGCCGGCCCTCATGTTCTTCCGCGTGCTCGTCACCGGTGAACCCATCGATGACGAGTTCTTCGCCCACGTCGCCGACGACGTGCTCATCCCGCTGCTCGCCTGCAGCAGCACCCGAACGACGGTTCCATCCGCCAGACAGGAGACATCGTGA
- a CDS encoding MFS transporter, producing MTSSIGAGPDQAAPESGAQDSRRWLALAVIAVSQLMVVLDASIVNIALPSAQRDLGITDADRQWVVTAYTLAFGGLLLLGGRIADYVGRKRMLIVGLLGFAGASALGGIASTAELLFAARALQGAFAALLAPAALSLITVTFTEPKERARAFGVFGAISGGGAAIGLVLGGILTEYASWRWCLGVNVPIAIAAAGAAFVIVKESKAHGNTKYDVPGAVLVTLGLVSLVYGFTEAAKPDLGWTAGTTIFFLAASVVLLVAFVVWESRIANPLLPLRIALDRNRGGSYLVFLVVGAGLFGMFLFLTYYFQLNLGYSALKSGLALLPFSGGIIVSAGVVSQLLPRLGPKPLMISGLVMAVLGMLWLTQITADTSYVSHILPSELLLSIGLAGVFIPASSTALVGVDSHDAGVASALLNTSQQIGGSLGTALLNTLYASAVTGFLAARVTSPADAQRLQPDALIHGYHVAFFWAAVLLAAGLVFALIFINAKKDDIPSEPALAAA from the coding sequence GTGACCAGCTCCATCGGCGCCGGCCCTGACCAAGCCGCGCCAGAATCAGGCGCCCAGGACTCCAGGCGCTGGCTCGCCCTTGCCGTGATCGCGGTGAGCCAGCTCATGGTCGTGCTGGACGCGTCCATAGTGAACATCGCCCTGCCGTCGGCGCAGCGGGACCTCGGCATCACCGACGCCGACCGGCAGTGGGTCGTCACGGCGTACACGCTGGCCTTCGGCGGGCTGCTGCTGCTCGGCGGTCGCATCGCCGACTACGTCGGCCGCAAGCGGATGCTCATCGTCGGCCTGCTCGGCTTCGCCGGCGCGTCCGCGCTCGGCGGCATCGCCTCGACCGCGGAGCTGCTGTTCGCGGCCCGCGCGCTGCAGGGGGCGTTCGCGGCCCTGCTGGCGCCGGCCGCGTTGTCCTTGATCACGGTGACGTTCACCGAACCGAAGGAACGGGCCCGCGCGTTCGGCGTGTTCGGCGCCATCTCCGGCGGCGGCGCGGCCATCGGCCTGGTCCTCGGCGGCATCCTGACCGAGTACGCGTCCTGGCGCTGGTGCCTCGGCGTCAACGTCCCGATCGCCATCGCAGCCGCCGGCGCGGCCTTCGTGATCGTCAAGGAGAGCAAGGCCCACGGCAACACCAAGTACGACGTGCCCGGCGCGGTCCTGGTCACCCTCGGCCTGGTCTCGCTGGTGTACGGGTTCACCGAGGCCGCCAAGCCCGACCTGGGCTGGACCGCCGGCACCACGATCTTCTTCCTGGCCGCGTCGGTCGTCCTGCTGGTCGCGTTCGTCGTGTGGGAGTCGCGGATCGCGAACCCGCTGCTGCCGCTGCGGATCGCGCTCGACCGCAACCGGGGCGGGTCGTACCTGGTCTTCCTGGTCGTCGGGGCCGGCCTGTTCGGGATGTTCCTGTTCCTGACGTACTACTTCCAGCTCAACCTGGGCTACAGCGCGCTGAAGTCGGGCCTGGCGCTGCTGCCGTTCAGCGGCGGGATCATCGTCAGCGCGGGCGTGGTCTCGCAGTTGCTGCCGCGGCTCGGACCGAAGCCCCTGATGATCAGCGGTCTGGTCATGGCCGTGCTGGGGATGCTGTGGCTGACCCAGATCACCGCGGACACCAGCTACGTCAGCCACATCCTGCCGTCGGAGCTGCTGCTGTCCATCGGCCTGGCCGGGGTGTTCATCCCGGCGTCGAGCACGGCGCTGGTCGGCGTCGACTCGCATGACGCCGGTGTGGCCAGCGCGCTGCTGAACACGTCCCAGCAGATCGGCGGCTCGCTCGGCACGGCGCTGCTCAACACGCTGTACGCGTCGGCCGTGACCGGCTTCCTGGCCGCGCGGGTCACGTCTCCGGCGGACGCGCAGCGGCTGCAGCCGGACGCGCTGATCCACGGCTACCACGTGGCCTTCTTCTGGGCCGCGGTGCTGCTGGCCGCCGGTCTGGTCTTCGCGCTCATCTTCATCAACGCGAAGAAGGACGACATCCCGTCGGAGCCCGCGCTCGCCGCGGCCTGA